The window ATGGCGCGGATCTTCGGCGCGCCGGTGATCGAACCGCCGGGGAAGCTGTCGCCGATCAGGTCAAGGGCGTCCTTGTCGCTGGCCAACTGGCCGGTGATGCTGCTGACCAGGTGGTGCACGTTGGGGTAGCTCTCCAGGCTGAACAGCTCCGGCACCTTCACCGAGCCGATCTCGCAGGTACGCCCCAGGTCGTTGCGCAGCAGGTCGACGATCATCAGGTTTTCCGAGCGATCCTTGGGGCTGTGCAGCAGTTCCTCGGCATTGCGCATGTCTTCTGCCGGGTTGCTGGCGCGCGGGCGGGTGCCCTTGATCGGCCGGGTTTCCACCTGGCGCTGGCTGACGCGGATGAAGCGTTCGGGCGAAAAGCTCAGCAGGGCGCTGCCGTCGGCCAGTTGCTGGTAGCCGGAGAAGGGGGTGGGGCAGGCTTTGCGCAGGGCCTGGTAAGCGTGCCACGGGTCGCCCTGGCAGGGCGCGCGGAAGCGCTGGGTAAGGTTGATCTGGTAGCAGTCGCCGGCCTGGATGTAGCGCTGCACCTGGTCAAAGGCGGCCTTGTACTGCTCGGGCTGCAGGTCGCCGGCCATCGGCGCGAGTAGCTGGAAGCTGCCGCTTTCCGCGTTGTCGACACCTTCGAACAGGGCGATCAGGCGTTCCCGTTCGCTGTCCGGCAGGCTCGGGTGGAACACCAGTTGGCTGGTCGCGCACTGGTGGTCGGTCACCAGCGCCCAGGCATACAGCCCCAGTTGCGCGTCCGGTAGGCCAAGGTCGTCCACGGCCAGGCTGGGCAGGTGTTCCAGGCGGCGGCCGAAGTCATAGCTCAGGTAGCCGATCAGGCCGCCGGCAAACGGCAGCTCGCTGCCTGCGGGCAACTGCGCATGGCCCAGCTGTGCCAGGCCGGCGCGCAGGCGCTGGAGGAAGGTGCGGCCATCTTCGTCGGGCTGCGCCTGCAGGTGTTGCAGCGGCCAGGCGCTGAGCAGGTCGAAGCGCCCGCGTTCGGCGCCGGGGCGGGCGCTGTCCAGCAGGATCGCACCGGGGGCCTGGCGCAGGCGGGCGAAAAAGGCGGCAGGGTCGGGCTGGTAGGGCAGGGGGTGGAGCGTACAGGTCGGCATCAGTGTGGACGGCGATGTAAAAGCGAGGAGAGCGATTGTAGACCTGTGCAGGAAATGCGCCTAGCGCTGGGCGCGACATTCAACATTGTGTTTGGCGCCGGGGGGGCTGCTTTGCAGCCCATTCGCAGCACAAGGCTGCTCCTGCAGGAGATAGCGTAAACCTGTAGGAGCAGCCTTGTGCTGCGAATGGGCCGCAAAGCGGCCCCCCGGGTTGCTAGCGCGGATGCACGTGCCCGAACAAACCTTGCGATACTCGCACGCGCTGTTCGGCATCTTCGCTGATGCCATCCTTGGCCAGCGCTTCCAGGTGCGCCTCGATGGCGTGGGTGCGCTGGGTCAGGCCGCAGTCGTTGGCGATCTGGATGTTCAGGCCCGGGCGGGCGTTGAGTTCGAGGATCAGCGGCCCCTTGTCCTGGTCCAGCACCATGTCGACACCGATGTAGCCCAGGCCGCACAGCTCGTAGCAGCCGGCCGCCAGCTTCATGAAACCGTCCCAGTTCGGCAACTGCACGCCATCCACCGCATTGGTGGTGTCCGGGTGCTTGCTGATGATGTTGTTCAGCCAGGTGCCGCGCAGGGTAACGCCGGTGGCCAGGTCGACACCCACGCCGATGGCGCCCTGGTGCAGGTTGGCCTTGCCGCCGGACTGGCGGGTCGGAAGGCGCAGCATGGCCATCACCGGGTAGCCCATCAGCACGATGATGCGGATGTCCGGCACGCCTTCGTAGCTGATGCTCTTGAAGATCTGGTCGGGGGTGACCCGGTACTCGATCAGTGCGCGGTCGCGGTGGCCGCCCAAGGAGTACAGGCCGGTGAGGATGCTCGAGATCTGGTGTTCGATCTCCTCGTGGCTGATGATCTTGCCCGATACCGTGCGGTAACGGTCCTCGAAGCGGTCGGCGATCACCAGGATGCCGTCACCGCCAGCGCCCTGCGCCGGCTTGATGACGAAATCGTTGCGCCCGCCGATGATCTGGTCGAGCTTCTCGATCTCTTTCTCGGTCTCGATGATGCCGTACATTTCCGGCACATGGATGCCGGCCGCCAGGGCGCGCT of the Pseudomonas asiatica genome contains:
- the pabB gene encoding aminodeoxychorismate synthase component I, with the translated sequence MPTCTLHPLPYQPDPAAFFARLRQAPGAILLDSARPGAERGRFDLLSAWPLQHLQAQPDEDGRTFLQRLRAGLAQLGHAQLPAGSELPFAGGLIGYLSYDFGRRLEHLPSLAVDDLGLPDAQLGLYAWALVTDHQCATSQLVFHPSLPDSERERLIALFEGVDNAESGSFQLLAPMAGDLQPEQYKAAFDQVQRYIQAGDCYQINLTQRFRAPCQGDPWHAYQALRKACPTPFSGYQQLADGSALLSFSPERFIRVSQRQVETRPIKGTRPRASNPAEDMRNAEELLHSPKDRSENLMIVDLLRNDLGRTCEIGSVKVPELFSLESYPNVHHLVSSITGQLASDKDALDLIGDSFPGGSITGAPKIRAMQIIDELEPVRRALYCGSLLYVDVRGEMDSSIAIRSLLVKGGQVSCWGGGAVVADSEWQAEYEESIAKVRVLMETLQGL
- a CDS encoding alpha-L-glutamate ligase-like protein, which codes for MFGLIKTWKALEARGIMGINRRNADYVLKYNKRHLYPIVDDKIITKERALAAGIHVPEMYGIIETEKEIEKLDQIIGGRNDFVIKPAQGAGGDGILVIADRFEDRYRTVSGKIISHEEIEHQISSILTGLYSLGGHRDRALIEYRVTPDQIFKSISYEGVPDIRIIVLMGYPVMAMLRLPTRQSGGKANLHQGAIGVGVDLATGVTLRGTWLNNIISKHPDTTNAVDGVQLPNWDGFMKLAAGCYELCGLGYIGVDMVLDQDKGPLILELNARPGLNIQIANDCGLTQRTHAIEAHLEALAKDGISEDAEQRVRVSQGLFGHVHPR